The DNA region ggtaatgagtgatgctcgcggctaGGTGGTGGCTTAGCTggcggcgatactctctaatgatggtgagggagtcacttttatagaataagggctcgctcctcaatacataagtgatgggctagagtgatgctcgcggcgaggcgattgcttagcaggcggtgatgctctctgatgatggtgagggagtcccttttatagaataagggctcactccttaaTACAGAAgtgatgggtgctctctaatgaaagtgagggagtccattttataaaataagggtttgctcctcagtacataaataatgggctaagtccctcaagtatttttttatgaggcccagttgcggaagcccaatatatggtacatagtgtagtccccaaAGTCTTCAgttaatagagtctgttggctggagacttcaaattgaatccatgtatgggccgaagtggtggttgttcggaggcggtatttgtataccctgcactgaagctttgtaggtgaagctttgcaagtgaagctttgaaggtggagcttttgtaaatgaagcttttgaagttagagctctcgaagctggagctctgtaaatgaagctttcgaaactgattgacatgagtgatgcttatgaatgtttatgttgattgacatgagtgatgctcatggatgttgacacgagtgatgctcatgaatgttgacatgagtgatgctcatgaatgttgacatgaatgatggtcatgaatgtttatgtatgattgacatgagtggtgctcatgaatgtttatgtatgattgacatgagtgatgctcatgtataattttgtagtactggacgtacttttgatcacctagtgggtgataatagcgacaggctgccgaataattttggagtactgggtgtacttttgatcacctggttggtgataatagtggcaggctgccgaataattttggagtactgggcgtacttttaatcacttggttggtgataaaagaggcaggttgccgaataatttttgtagtactggacgtacttttgttcacctggttggtaataATAGAGGGCCTGGATTTTTTGGgtatatgggccttcgcccttcacataacattccagcctattattttgggcttgccttttttttaaatttatttttattttattttattattaccctttaatggggttatacagatatctgcgagagataagaaaaataaattacgtcattcaaaacaaaggtttcGACACAAAAGCTTTGACAGTTGCAGATCGTTGGTGCGTACTGCACTTACTGTATACTGGGTTGTTGCAGATCTTTTTCCATGTGCGTATTGCGCCTACTGAACGttttaccttttcctttctctttatttttcttacttttgGCAGATGACAGATAAGGGAATAatgccattttctttttttgcgtttgctttcgttttctgctttgcttttgctttcgttttTCTCAGCTCACTTGATTGCTTTTGCCTTTCCTTTGCAcctttgttgcttttgtttttttttgtttctggatCTTGAGGTTTGGAAAAATATGAACCAGAGTTACCCAGTTTCCAAACCTAACCAGGTTGTGGAGTGCCCATCGAAGAGCTGTGCTTGCTGCATCCACCAAATGTGGCACGAATCTTGACTGTACGATCTTCACCTTGTTGGGCTTCTCCAGAGACAAGTTCACCAGCGAAGCCAGGGTGTTTTGTTGTACAGTGCTGTATCGCGAGATAACTCACTGATTCGATGGCGGCGATTCTCCCCCTTGTAGCCGAAGCAAAAGCTACCGTTAACACGCTGTATAATGAGACACTGCAACCACACAAATTTGCACCTCTGCCACTGCCATGGTCGACTTCCCCAAATCTCTCTTTCCGAAGCGAGTCCTGAAGCGAGTTAAAGCTGAGAATAATCCTCACGCCGCATTCGCACTACTCGACTCAGTGACCCGCCACCCCAACTACAACCATTCCCCCGACGTCTTCCACCACATCCTCCGCCGGCTCGTCGACTCGAAACTCGTCGCCCACGTAGACCGAGTCGTTGAGCTGGTTCGGACCCAGAAATGCAAGTACCCTGAGGACGTGACATTGACGGTGATCAAATCGTATATGAAGAACTCCATGCCGGATAAAGCTCTGGTCGTGTTTCAACAGATGGAAAAGATTTTCGGGTGTGCGCCCGGCGTAAGGTCATACAATTCTCTGCTGAATGCATTTATTGAGTCCAATCAGCAGGACCGAGCT from Malus domestica chromosome 01, GDT2T_hap1 includes:
- the LOC114826153 gene encoding pentatricopeptide repeat-containing protein At3g09060-like — encoded protein: MVDFPKSLFPKRVLKRVKAENNPHAAFALLDSVTRHPNYNHSPDVFHHILRRLVDSKLVAHVDRVVELVRTQKCKYPEDVTLTVIKSYMKNSMPDKALVVFQQMEKIFGCAPGVRSYNSLLNAFIESNQQDRAEKFFAYFETVGLEPNLQIYNVLIKISCKNKHFEKAKGLLNWMWENGLEPDMVTESGESDGVVSRCKRKWRECLLVLQIHDGGC